One genomic window of Cellulophaga sp. Hel_I_12 includes the following:
- a CDS encoding HNH endonuclease domain-containing protein produces MISINNAVIENILATNQTEIKTIIDKAKRSVFEFRNNPAPINLNAQQQNYLDKLIAEFESIVMIRPNDLKIAKDDFDIIINGSIMASQNREFKNELLKRMDYSGLRNVFYAKYFEASGLKSCIYCNSQLAVTVRTLNGKRSAKFQVDHFYPKSDYPCFSISFFNLLPVCGSCNNVKRSGMVNFNVYSDDPIDLRESPFTFQIDKKSLVSYRVNGTVENLKIEFDDSEKKGYNDQFDIEGIYSTQKDLAEELILKALIYNKNYLESLRNSFKKLYPNKIPMAERLLVGNYTNSKDIHKRPMSKFTQDIARQLKLI; encoded by the coding sequence ATGATATCAATAAATAATGCGGTCATTGAAAATATTTTAGCCACTAATCAAACTGAAATTAAAACAATAATTGATAAAGCGAAACGGTCTGTTTTTGAATTCAGAAATAACCCTGCACCAATTAATCTTAATGCACAACAGCAAAATTATCTTGATAAGTTGATTGCAGAATTTGAAAGTATTGTAATGATTAGGCCAAACGATTTAAAAATTGCGAAAGATGATTTTGATATTATCATTAACGGTTCAATAATGGCTAGTCAAAATAGGGAGTTTAAGAATGAATTGCTTAAAAGGATGGATTATTCTGGTTTGAGAAATGTTTTTTATGCTAAATATTTTGAAGCAAGTGGTCTTAAATCCTGTATTTATTGCAATTCTCAATTGGCCGTAACTGTTAGAACTTTGAATGGTAAAAGATCTGCCAAATTTCAAGTAGATCATTTTTATCCAAAATCCGATTATCCATGTTTCAGTATTTCTTTTTTTAATTTATTACCTGTGTGTGGTTCTTGTAATAATGTCAAACGAAGCGGAATGGTCAATTTCAATGTATATTCCGATGATCCTATTGATTTGAGAGAGTCTCCGTTTACATTTCAAATTGACAAAAAATCACTAGTCTCATATAGGGTCAATGGTACTGTGGAAAATTTGAAGATTGAATTTGATGATTCAGAGAAAAAGGGTTATAATGACCAATTTGATATTGAAGGTATTTATTCTACACAAAAGGATTTAGCTGAAGAGCTAATTCTCAAAGCATTAATTTATAACAAAAATTATTTAGAATCTTTGAGGAATTCTTTTAAAAAACTATACCCCAATAAAATTCCAATGGCCGAAAGATTGCTAGTGGGAAATTATACAAATTCTAAAGATATTCATAAACGACCAATGTCTAAATTTACTCAGGATATTGCTAGGCAGCTGAAATTGATTTAA
- a CDS encoding helix-turn-helix transcriptional regulator, whose product MTTLGLYFTKKSVNRAMVSRRTGISQARLSQLSSNESTKLRADELYLIALAIDIDPGEIFKEIFKDLYLPKE is encoded by the coding sequence ATGACAACTTTAGGGTTATATTTTACTAAAAAATCAGTGAATAGAGCTATGGTATCCAGGCGTACAGGAATAAGTCAGGCTAGACTGTCGCAATTGAGTTCTAATGAATCAACTAAACTTCGAGCAGATGAACTTTATTTAATTGCTTTGGCCATTGATATTGATCCGGGGGAAATTTTTAAAGAAATTTTTAAAGATCTTTACTTACCTAAAGAGTAA
- a CDS encoding HEPN domain-containing protein produces the protein MNIEKNKSEHNITSKLTLLLEVKYIFKAIQETTRNNQVMFIVLLEGNCSSLTKELSSMVAKIFQEETDFLYRIFSFEYAQQQLMEENLFFVHGCTWDKLIYQNPDAALDSFHEYYIPQKTLGNIQSAFEKEHHKISAFLDGATFFIEKNNLSHAAYMLHQYIELWFRFVALFTMGKERKSHSIKELQIYIKTFAPELGNLFNTDIEEEQNLLKLLDDAYISTRYENNYYINQEQIYKILEKANKMESLATSLFKNKLDACIVQSSKPKELNVPNEQCSLPNDGTELLNFINSLSEKDFSSLKPYPFKKELYTIGMVTEGYLETSFMISNLLKVCIIAMESECCSTRSIPEPDHNIKEVLGYILDMIPHNEMELLDTLRYLALETETSS, from the coding sequence ATGAACATAGAAAAAAATAAATCAGAACACAATATTACTAGCAAATTAACTTTGCTTCTTGAAGTAAAATACATTTTTAAAGCCATTCAAGAAACTACTAGAAATAATCAAGTCATGTTTATTGTTTTACTGGAAGGAAATTGTTCTTCCCTAACCAAAGAATTATCCTCTATGGTTGCTAAAATATTTCAGGAAGAAACGGATTTTTTATATAGGATATTCTCGTTTGAATATGCTCAACAACAACTAATGGAAGAAAACCTATTTTTTGTTCATGGGTGTACTTGGGATAAACTAATCTATCAAAATCCTGATGCAGCATTGGACAGTTTTCATGAATACTATATACCCCAAAAAACACTAGGTAACATACAATCAGCTTTCGAAAAAGAACACCATAAAATATCCGCCTTTCTTGATGGTGCGACCTTTTTTATCGAAAAGAATAATCTGTCACATGCCGCTTATATGTTGCACCAATATATAGAACTGTGGTTTCGCTTTGTCGCTCTTTTTACAATGGGCAAGGAACGTAAAAGCCATAGCATTAAGGAACTTCAAATCTATATTAAAACATTTGCCCCGGAACTGGGCAATCTTTTCAATACCGACATAGAGGAGGAGCAAAACCTTTTAAAATTGCTGGATGATGCGTATATATCCACCCGCTATGAGAACAATTATTATATCAACCAAGAACAGATTTATAAAATATTGGAGAAAGCCAATAAAATGGAATCATTGGCTACATCATTGTTTAAAAACAAATTGGATGCCTGTATTGTTCAATCTTCCAAACCAAAGGAACTCAATGTTCCCAACGAGCAATGTTCACTCCCAAATGATGGCACAGAGTTATTGAATTTCATTAATTCCCTATCCGAAAAGGATTTTTCATCCTTAAAACCATATCCCTTTAAAAAAGAGCTTTACACAATTGGAATGGTTACTGAGGGCTATTTGGAAACCTCTTTTATGATATCTAACCTTCTAAAGGTTTGCATCATAGCGATGGAGTCAGAATGCTGCTCCACACGTTCCATTCCTGAACCAGACCATAATATTAAGGAAGTTTTGGGTTATATCTTGGATATGATACCCCACAATGAAATGGAACTTTTGGACACCCTCAGATATTTAGCATTAGAAACAGAAACAAGCAGCTGA